Proteins encoded by one window of Kribbella italica:
- a CDS encoding DUF4331 domain-containing protein, producing the protein MSSHREAPEISKDPVADNTDVYAFVSPDKPDTVTIIANFIPFQNPFGGPNFYEFGDDVLYQIHISNEGDGKADISYQFRFHAEIRNKKTFLYNTGPITSIKDTTWNRPQYYSVTRVEDGRSRILARELPAPPVNVGPRSTPNYAKLAGEAIHTFGTNRKVFAGQRADGFFADLGSIFDLGTLRPFQAAHLIPSAAAMGVNGLQGSNVHTIALQVPISDLTRDGKTPKDVMDAKSVIGVYATASRQQSKIFDDLLGLSLWHGPYKQVSRLGNPLFNEVIVPMAEKDKWNSRPPREDKRYAQYVTKPELAGLLPVLYPGVFPNLAAYKKPRADLAAILLTGIPKGVVPGFQNYTGPVQADMLRLNVAVPPAKTPNPLGLVAGDAAGFPNGRRVFDDVVTVEIRAVAGLTIPLVDPTYKPDGAASAVQDGTSNTNSDYLKVFPYLGTPAGGYQSKPGVPAVS; encoded by the coding sequence ATGTCGTCTCACCGCGAAGCACCGGAGATCTCCAAGGACCCGGTCGCCGACAACACCGACGTCTACGCGTTCGTCAGCCCGGACAAGCCGGACACCGTGACGATCATCGCCAACTTCATCCCGTTCCAGAACCCGTTCGGCGGCCCGAACTTCTACGAGTTCGGCGACGACGTGCTGTACCAGATCCACATCTCGAACGAGGGTGACGGGAAGGCGGACATCAGCTACCAGTTCCGCTTCCACGCCGAGATCCGGAACAAGAAGACCTTCCTTTACAACACCGGCCCGATCACCTCGATCAAGGACACCACCTGGAACCGGCCGCAGTACTACTCGGTCACCCGGGTCGAGGACGGCCGCTCCCGGATCCTGGCCCGTGAGCTTCCCGCCCCACCGGTCAACGTCGGCCCCCGCAGTACGCCGAACTACGCCAAGCTCGCCGGCGAGGCCATCCATACCTTTGGCACGAACCGCAAGGTGTTCGCCGGCCAGCGCGCCGACGGCTTCTTCGCCGACCTGGGCAGCATCTTCGACCTCGGAACGCTGCGCCCGTTCCAGGCCGCGCACCTGATCCCGTCCGCCGCGGCGATGGGTGTCAACGGGCTGCAGGGCTCGAACGTGCACACGATCGCGCTGCAGGTGCCGATCTCGGACCTGACCCGCGACGGCAAGACGCCCAAGGACGTGATGGACGCCAAGTCCGTCATCGGTGTCTACGCGACCGCGAGCCGGCAGCAGTCGAAGATCTTCGACGACCTGCTCGGACTCTCGCTGTGGCACGGCCCGTACAAGCAGGTCTCGCGGCTCGGGAACCCGCTGTTCAACGAGGTCATCGTGCCGATGGCCGAGAAGGACAAGTGGAACAGCCGCCCGCCGCGCGAGGACAAGCGGTACGCGCAGTACGTGACCAAGCCGGAGCTGGCCGGGCTGCTGCCGGTGCTCTACCCGGGCGTGTTCCCGAACCTGGCGGCGTACAAGAAGCCGCGCGCCGATCTCGCGGCGATCCTGCTGACCGGGATCCCGAAGGGCGTCGTACCGGGCTTCCAGAACTACACCGGTCCGGTGCAGGCCGACATGCTGCGGCTGAACGTCGCCGTCCCGCCGGCGAAGACGCCGAACCCGCTCGGCCTGGTCGCCGGTGACGCGGCCGGATTCCCCAACGGGCGCAGGGTTTTCGACGACGTGGTCACGGTCGAGATCCGCGCTGTCGCGGGCTTGACGATTCCGCTGGTCGACCCGACCTACAAGCCCGACGGGGCTGCCTCCGCGGTGCAGGACGGTACGTCGAACACGAACTCCGACTACCTCAAGGTGTTCCCGTACCTCGGCACGCCGGCGGGCGGTTACCAGTCCAAGCCGGGCGTCCCGGCCGTCTCATGA
- a CDS encoding phytanoyl-CoA dioxygenase family protein — MKELTDSAPALDDTETLRARLSDEGYLFFRGLLPAAVVDDVRTRIARILFDSHWLAPGTKAEELMASDRAVEEGSAGFFGAYTAIQSTEAFHQLAIRPELLDLSARLLGEPSFAHPAHICRIAPPSPGANPTPIHQDYRFIQGCIDTLTTWLPLSAAPPEIGGLRVLSGSPRLGVLPVKPSDGPGMMRAEADEEHPEWRTATYQPGDVLLFTSLTVHGAMPNRTRQLRLSADFRYQAISAPMAVDALGTGKPHYHPDVPDFPTLTRGWSSTASIEVPPGVRFVDRFDPRLDEVLTPVSRFA; from the coding sequence ATGAAGGAACTCACCGACTCCGCACCGGCGCTCGACGACACCGAGACGCTGCGGGCCCGCCTGTCCGACGAGGGCTACCTGTTCTTCCGCGGGCTGCTGCCGGCCGCCGTGGTGGACGACGTCCGGACGCGGATCGCGCGGATCCTGTTCGACAGCCACTGGCTCGCGCCGGGAACCAAGGCCGAGGAGCTGATGGCGTCGGACCGCGCGGTCGAGGAGGGATCGGCCGGGTTCTTCGGGGCCTACACGGCGATCCAGAGCACCGAGGCCTTCCACCAGCTGGCGATCCGGCCGGAGCTGCTCGACCTGTCCGCGCGACTGCTCGGCGAGCCGTCGTTCGCGCATCCCGCGCACATCTGCCGGATCGCGCCGCCCTCGCCCGGGGCCAACCCGACGCCGATCCACCAGGACTACCGGTTCATCCAGGGCTGCATCGACACGCTCACGACCTGGCTGCCGCTCAGTGCCGCTCCGCCCGAGATCGGTGGGCTGCGGGTGCTGTCCGGATCACCGCGGCTGGGAGTCCTTCCGGTGAAGCCTTCCGACGGGCCCGGGATGATGCGCGCCGAGGCGGACGAGGAGCACCCGGAGTGGCGTACGGCGACGTACCAGCCGGGCGACGTCCTGCTGTTCACGAGCCTGACCGTGCACGGTGCGATGCCGAACCGGACCCGGCAGCTCCGGCTGTCGGCGGACTTCCGGTACCAGGCGATCAGCGCGCCGATGGCCGTCGACGCGCTCGGGACCGGCAAGCCGCACTACCACCCCGACGTACCGGACTTCCCGACGCTGACCCGCGGCTGGTCGTCGACGGCAAGCATCGAGGTGCCACCGGGCGTCCGGTTCGTCGACCGCTTCGACCCCCGCCTCGACGAGGTACTGACCCCGGTCTCGCGGTTTGCCTGA
- a CDS encoding EF-hand domain-containing protein — translation MASEFQRQKVAGVFHAMDADGNGYLEESDFETLTARWVGIRGWEPGTEDHDRMRAIMMGWWSAVASLSDADHDDKVSLDELMTVVDKLPEIDDAVYATAEAMFDAVDQNGDDRIALAEHQQVVQAWKGSADGVADVFGKLDLNGDGHLTREEFRELWAGFWIGDDPKSPSQWVFGPY, via the coding sequence ATGGCGAGTGAGTTTCAGCGGCAGAAGGTGGCCGGGGTGTTCCACGCGATGGACGCCGACGGCAACGGTTATCTGGAGGAGTCCGACTTCGAGACGCTGACCGCACGCTGGGTCGGCATCCGGGGCTGGGAGCCGGGCACCGAGGACCACGACCGGATGCGGGCGATCATGATGGGCTGGTGGTCGGCCGTCGCCTCGCTGTCCGACGCCGACCACGACGACAAGGTGTCGCTCGACGAACTGATGACAGTGGTCGACAAGCTGCCGGAGATCGACGACGCGGTGTACGCGACCGCGGAGGCGATGTTCGACGCCGTCGACCAGAACGGCGACGACCGGATCGCGCTGGCCGAGCACCAGCAGGTCGTCCAGGCCTGGAAGGGCTCGGCCGACGGCGTCGCGGACGTGTTCGGCAAGCTCGACCTGAACGGCGACGGTCACCTGACCCGCGAGGAGTTCCGCGAGCTGTGGGCGGGTTTCTGGATCGGTGACGACCCGAAGTCCCCGTCCCAGTGGGTTTTCGGGCCGTACTGA
- a CDS encoding transglycosylase domain-containing protein, giving the protein MRRRIVRMAGWCLGLCFVVVIGTVAAFFVGYARTTIPDPNTKFEANTTIVTYADGRTEIGSFYEQNRKSVPLEEIPRHVQDAVIAAEDRSFWTNAGVSLPGMARAALAIARGKQLQGGSTITQQYVKIMYLTQERTMSRKLDELFIATKIGRTQDKRTILGNYLNTIYFGEGAYGIRAAGQAYFGVDHPRDLTVPQAAYLATVLNNPTKFDADDPDAGPLILGRYRYVLDGMTELSTITARDNAVYREALPPLRKKPKGNRYAGPTGFLLDLARRELGKYGFEGDRLSGGGLRVITTFDATLQARAVAAVGAGRPQGVQVGRPPGMAVGRPPGVQVGLASIRPGTGEVAALVGGNDFLESQRNWATLKAPPGQLLRPFAITAGLTDRSRPFDVPSSGNSVNKAFFRLVDARRGHLVSTAAENAGVPPIPPADRAAPGLGPDALASPVDLATAYSTFVADGRRVPAHVIKEVRDSRGKVLWSAAKHPGLKPVRAFPSEIAQLTGKVVGEGRATTATGLSIEKRRLNAKCRCRAQKGLQPLASWYVGFTPELSTAVVYRAGSQGESALPAKGADQWPVLTWAAYAGAPVPAGR; this is encoded by the coding sequence GTGCGCCGAAGGATCGTGCGGATGGCGGGGTGGTGCCTGGGCCTGTGCTTCGTCGTGGTGATCGGGACCGTCGCCGCGTTCTTCGTCGGCTACGCGCGGACCACGATCCCGGATCCGAACACGAAGTTCGAGGCGAACACGACGATCGTGACCTACGCCGACGGCCGGACCGAGATCGGTTCGTTCTACGAGCAGAACCGCAAGTCCGTCCCGCTCGAGGAGATCCCGCGGCACGTGCAGGACGCGGTGATCGCGGCCGAGGACCGCAGCTTCTGGACCAACGCGGGGGTCTCGCTGCCGGGGATGGCCCGGGCCGCCCTCGCGATTGCCCGCGGCAAGCAGTTGCAGGGCGGGTCGACGATCACCCAGCAGTACGTGAAGATCATGTACCTCACCCAGGAACGCACGATGAGCCGCAAGCTCGACGAGCTGTTCATCGCGACCAAGATCGGCCGGACCCAGGACAAACGCACGATCCTGGGCAACTACCTGAACACGATCTACTTCGGCGAGGGGGCCTACGGCATCCGCGCGGCCGGGCAGGCGTACTTCGGGGTCGACCACCCTCGGGACCTGACCGTGCCGCAGGCCGCCTACCTGGCGACCGTGCTCAACAACCCGACCAAGTTCGACGCCGACGATCCTGACGCAGGCCCGCTGATCCTCGGGCGCTACCGGTACGTGCTCGACGGGATGACGGAGCTGTCCACGATCACGGCCCGCGACAACGCCGTCTACCGCGAGGCCCTGCCACCGCTGCGGAAGAAGCCCAAGGGCAACCGGTACGCCGGGCCGACCGGCTTCCTGCTCGACCTGGCGCGCCGGGAGCTGGGGAAGTACGGGTTCGAAGGTGATCGGCTCAGCGGTGGTGGGCTGCGGGTGATCACCACCTTCGACGCCACGCTGCAGGCTCGAGCTGTCGCAGCGGTTGGCGCCGGGCGACCGCAAGGGGTGCAGGTCGGGCGGCCGCCCGGGATGGCGGTCGGGCGGCCGCCCGGTGTGCAGGTCGGCCTGGCCTCGATCCGGCCCGGTACCGGCGAGGTCGCAGCGCTTGTCGGTGGCAACGACTTCCTCGAGAGCCAGCGGAACTGGGCAACGCTCAAGGCGCCGCCCGGGCAGCTGCTGCGGCCGTTCGCGATCACGGCGGGACTGACCGATCGCAGCCGGCCGTTCGACGTACCGTCATCGGGGAACTCGGTGAACAAGGCGTTCTTCCGGCTCGTCGACGCGCGGCGTGGGCACCTGGTCTCGACCGCCGCCGAGAACGCCGGCGTCCCGCCGATCCCTCCGGCCGATCGGGCCGCGCCCGGCCTCGGCCCTGACGCGCTGGCGTCTCCGGTGGATCTTGCGACGGCGTACAGCACGTTCGTCGCCGACGGGCGGCGGGTTCCGGCGCATGTGATCAAGGAGGTCCGGGACTCGCGCGGCAAGGTGCTGTGGTCGGCCGCGAAGCATCCCGGTCTCAAGCCTGTGCGGGCCTTCCCGTCCGAGATCGCCCAGCTGACCGGCAAGGTGGTCGGTGAGGGCCGGGCGACGACTGCCACCGGGCTGAGCATCGAGAAGCGCCGGCTGAACGCCAAGTGCCGCTGCCGGGCGCAGAAGGGCCTGCAACCGCTCGCTTCCTGGTACGTCGGCTTCACGCCTGAGTTGTCGACCGCGGTGGTGTATCGAGCCGGCTCGCAGGGCGAGTCGGCGCTCCCCGCGAAGGGCGCCGACCAGTGGCCGGTCCTCACCTGGGCCGCGTACGCCGGCGCCCCGGTCCCCGCGGGCCGCTGA
- a CDS encoding carbohydrate ABC transporter permease encodes MSRPRLSVSLLCYGVLLIGCLLAVFPYLLTVLTAFKGPGQLSETMPWEPGLPPSTAAFDRLFASGFGGYLISSTLVTAGITAGQVVFAVLAAYAFARLSFPGRDALFWVYLSTLMVPPVVTMIPLYLMMQKLGLVDTWAGLMLPTMLGTPYAIFLLRQFFRSIPADLEDAARIDGAGRVRTLLSIVLPLSRPILVTVTTLAVVANWNSFLWPLIITSSEDKRLLPLGIALFKGEVGVDYNAVMAGSLIALVPLLVLFVFFQRFIVRSVAVTGLK; translated from the coding sequence ATGTCCAGACCTCGCCTGTCCGTCAGCCTGCTCTGCTACGGCGTCCTGCTGATCGGCTGCCTGCTCGCGGTCTTCCCGTACCTGCTGACCGTGCTGACCGCGTTCAAGGGCCCAGGGCAACTGTCCGAGACGATGCCGTGGGAGCCGGGCCTGCCGCCCAGCACCGCCGCGTTCGACCGGCTGTTCGCGTCCGGCTTCGGCGGCTACCTGATCAGCTCGACTCTGGTCACGGCCGGGATCACCGCCGGGCAGGTGGTCTTCGCGGTCCTGGCCGCCTACGCCTTCGCCCGGTTGTCGTTCCCCGGCCGGGACGCCCTGTTCTGGGTGTATTTGTCGACACTGATGGTGCCACCGGTCGTCACGATGATCCCGCTCTACCTGATGATGCAGAAGCTCGGCCTGGTGGACACCTGGGCCGGGCTGATGCTGCCCACGATGCTCGGTACGCCGTACGCGATCTTCCTGCTCCGGCAGTTCTTCCGCAGCATCCCCGCCGACCTGGAGGACGCGGCCCGGATCGACGGGGCCGGCCGGGTCCGGACCCTGCTGTCGATCGTGCTGCCGCTGTCCCGGCCGATCCTGGTCACCGTCACCACGCTCGCCGTGGTCGCGAACTGGAACAGCTTCCTGTGGCCGCTGATCATCACCAGCAGCGAGGACAAACGCCTGCTCCCGCTCGGGATCGCGCTGTTCAAGGGCGAGGTCGGGGTCGACTACAACGCCGTGATGGCCGGCAGCCTGATCGCCCTCGTGCCGCTGCTCGTGCTGTTCGTGTTCTTCCAGCGCTTCATCGTCCGCTCGGTCGCCGTCACCGGGCTCAAGTAG
- a CDS encoding twin-arginine translocation signal domain-containing protein: MSDASRRGFLVFAGAGTAAAVGAVAAPKIFSDRAAEAATPQLEASDLADAESFVVHVKDVKSGQMAIMVGEREVLVTDRELAARLAGAKGI; this comes from the coding sequence ATGAGTGACGCATCACGGCGCGGATTCCTGGTGTTCGCGGGCGCGGGGACGGCGGCCGCGGTCGGCGCGGTCGCGGCGCCGAAGATCTTCAGCGACCGGGCCGCCGAGGCGGCAACGCCCCAGCTCGAAGCGAGCGACCTGGCCGACGCCGAGTCGTTCGTTGTCCACGTCAAGGACGTCAAGTCCGGCCAGATGGCGATCATGGTCGGTGAGCGTGAGGTCCTGGTGACCGATCGTGAGCTGGCCGCCCGCCTCGCCGGCGCGAAGGGAATCTGA
- a CDS encoding DUF418 domain-containing protein, translated as MSTATERAGRDAGPVPVGERILAPDLARGFALLLVALAHSTGILNRTVPGVDLSPHGGEQVFYLVMFLFVHACALPLFAMMFGYGLVQFVRRQDSLGVPAERTRASLLRRHLGLFVIGAVHGIFLFVGDVLGAFAVVGTVLTVLLLRRGNWAFRGSLVYLLLGGLYLVVLAVQVYPTMSGSSTTDVPAPVDTTAAIATYPESIVDRLTDWPGSTLVLLTTILFAWIGAWAAKQRILDEPEKHRTLLRWGAIGGFTVAIAGALPMALTAAGLAGPDAELAGAAKQLYEGAGLFGAVGYASVFGLIGMRLSRAKRDPHTIPPVAALVALGQRSLTFYLFQSVCWVILLTHYGLALGERTSSPAYTALVCAFSVWLVSLLGASVLQRYGRRGPVERLIRWFTHGGHRR; from the coding sequence ATGTCCACAGCTACCGAACGGGCGGGGCGCGATGCTGGGCCGGTGCCGGTCGGGGAGCGGATCCTGGCGCCGGACCTGGCGCGCGGGTTCGCTCTCCTGCTGGTCGCGCTCGCGCACTCGACCGGGATCCTGAACCGGACCGTGCCCGGCGTGGACTTGTCGCCGCACGGTGGCGAGCAGGTCTTCTACCTGGTGATGTTCCTGTTCGTGCACGCCTGCGCGCTGCCGTTGTTCGCGATGATGTTCGGGTACGGACTGGTCCAGTTCGTACGCCGTCAGGACAGCCTCGGCGTCCCGGCGGAGCGGACCCGGGCCTCGCTGCTGCGCCGGCATCTCGGGCTGTTCGTGATCGGCGCGGTGCACGGGATCTTCCTGTTCGTCGGCGATGTGCTCGGCGCGTTCGCGGTGGTCGGCACGGTGCTCACCGTCCTGCTGCTGCGGCGCGGGAACTGGGCGTTCCGCGGATCGCTGGTCTACCTGCTGCTCGGCGGGCTCTACCTCGTCGTCCTTGCGGTGCAGGTCTACCCGACGATGTCCGGCAGCAGCACGACCGACGTACCGGCACCGGTGGACACGACCGCCGCGATCGCGACGTACCCGGAGTCGATCGTCGACCGGCTGACGGACTGGCCGGGCAGCACGCTGGTTCTGCTGACCACCATCCTGTTCGCCTGGATCGGGGCCTGGGCGGCCAAGCAGCGGATCCTCGACGAGCCCGAGAAGCACCGCACGCTGCTGCGCTGGGGAGCGATCGGCGGCTTCACGGTCGCGATCGCCGGCGCGCTCCCGATGGCGTTGACCGCGGCAGGCCTCGCCGGGCCGGACGCGGAGCTGGCCGGTGCCGCCAAGCAGCTGTACGAGGGAGCGGGGCTGTTCGGTGCGGTCGGTTACGCCAGTGTCTTCGGCCTGATCGGGATGCGGCTGTCCCGTGCGAAGCGCGACCCGCACACGATCCCTCCGGTGGCGGCGCTGGTTGCCCTGGGCCAGCGCTCGCTGACGTTCTACCTGTTCCAGTCGGTGTGCTGGGTGATCCTGCTGACGCACTACGGACTCGCCCTCGGCGAGCGGACCAGCAGTCCGGCGTACACGGCACTGGTCTGCGCGTTCTCGGTCTGGCTGGTCAGCCTGCTGGGCGCTTCGGTCCTGCAGCGGTACGGGCGGCGCGGGCCGGTGGAACGGCTGATCCGGTGGTTCACCCATGGTGGCCATCGGCGATGA
- a CDS encoding ABC transporter substrate-binding protein, giving the protein MSHPLSRRTLLRGGAGLIGGAGLVGAAGCGSSSDNTAGGPVELVYRLWDEQQEVGYKSVFAAFTAENPGITVRMEVLPWDQYWTKLTTELASGKAPDVFWLTVENFPDLASKGVLAPLDDLLKGAKLDLASYHPNVVQSYKFEDKQLGVPKDLGVVGLLYNKNLVAKAGITMPKELTWAPDGSGTFLDVARKLTVDKAGLKAGQSGFDPAAIKQWGFCSWNHSQTQWLNWIASNGGKAMDAPYGTFEFAGAKSVEALQWARDLVFKWHVSPDGTRTNPPTGQATEMFYRGEVAMFPANNALLPFALPEVKFPIGVAAMPAGPSGRSVVINGLAEVMFAKTKHPDEAGKLIAFLGSEKAQKLMGDAGYVIPALNDTAAGYSAYWKKKGIDVQPFLDSAAGSTVNMPIAEGWTAKVADLNKVVNQLYLDKGDAAKVATAMDEKGNGR; this is encoded by the coding sequence ATGTCACATCCCCTGTCCCGGCGAACCCTGCTCCGCGGTGGCGCCGGTCTGATCGGCGGTGCCGGCCTGGTCGGTGCGGCCGGCTGCGGCTCGTCCAGCGACAACACGGCCGGCGGGCCGGTCGAGCTCGTGTACCGACTGTGGGACGAGCAGCAGGAGGTCGGCTACAAGTCGGTCTTCGCCGCGTTCACCGCCGAGAACCCGGGCATCACCGTCCGGATGGAAGTGCTGCCGTGGGACCAATACTGGACCAAGCTCACCACCGAACTGGCCAGCGGCAAGGCGCCGGACGTGTTCTGGCTGACCGTGGAGAACTTCCCGGACCTGGCCAGCAAGGGCGTGCTCGCGCCGCTCGACGACCTGCTCAAAGGTGCCAAGCTCGACCTGGCGTCGTACCACCCGAACGTCGTCCAGTCGTACAAGTTCGAGGACAAGCAGCTCGGCGTACCGAAGGACCTCGGCGTGGTCGGGCTGCTCTACAACAAGAACCTGGTCGCCAAGGCCGGGATCACTATGCCGAAGGAGCTGACCTGGGCGCCGGACGGCAGCGGCACGTTCCTGGACGTGGCGCGGAAGCTGACCGTGGACAAGGCCGGGCTCAAGGCCGGGCAGAGCGGGTTCGACCCCGCGGCGATCAAGCAGTGGGGGTTCTGCTCGTGGAACCACAGCCAGACCCAGTGGCTGAACTGGATCGCCTCGAACGGCGGTAAGGCGATGGACGCGCCGTACGGGACCTTCGAGTTCGCCGGCGCCAAGTCCGTCGAGGCGCTGCAGTGGGCCCGCGACCTGGTCTTCAAGTGGCACGTGTCGCCGGACGGGACGCGGACGAACCCGCCGACCGGGCAGGCGACCGAGATGTTCTACCGCGGCGAGGTCGCGATGTTCCCGGCGAACAACGCGCTGCTGCCGTTCGCGCTGCCGGAGGTGAAGTTCCCGATCGGCGTCGCCGCGATGCCGGCCGGACCGAGCGGGCGGTCGGTGGTGATCAACGGGCTGGCCGAGGTGATGTTCGCCAAGACCAAGCACCCCGACGAGGCCGGCAAGCTGATCGCGTTCCTCGGGTCGGAGAAGGCACAGAAGCTGATGGGTGACGCGGGCTACGTCATCCCGGCACTGAACGACACGGCCGCGGGCTACTCGGCGTACTGGAAGAAGAAGGGGATCGACGTGCAGCCGTTCCTCGACTCCGCGGCCGGCAGCACGGTGAACATGCCGATCGCGGAGGGCTGGACGGCGAAGGTTGCCGACCTCAACAAGGTGGTCAACCAGCTGTACCTGGACAAGGGCGACGCCGCGAAGGTCGCCACCGCGATGGACGAGAAGGGGAACGGCCGATGA
- a CDS encoding DUF805 domain-containing protein has translation MQWYLDVLKKYVVFSGRARRKEFWMFTLFSTIISIVLGVVDRLIGTDNSSGTGLLGGIYSLLVLLPSLGVMVRRLHDTNRSGFWIFIGLIPIIGWIVLLVFAIQEGTAGENGHGPDPKGAERFGTAAGSAEPGYPTV, from the coding sequence ATGCAGTGGTACCTCGATGTCCTGAAGAAGTACGTCGTGTTCAGCGGTCGCGCGCGCCGCAAGGAATTCTGGATGTTCACGCTGTTCAGCACGATCATCTCCATCGTGCTGGGTGTCGTCGACCGCCTGATCGGCACGGACAACAGCTCGGGAACAGGCCTCCTGGGCGGGATCTACTCGCTGCTCGTGCTGCTGCCGTCGCTGGGTGTCATGGTCCGGCGGCTGCACGACACCAACCGGAGCGGGTTCTGGATCTTCATCGGTCTGATCCCGATCATCGGGTGGATCGTGCTGCTCGTCTTCGCCATCCAGGAGGGTACGGCGGGCGAGAACGGCCACGGCCCGGACCCGAAGGGCGCCGAGCGGTTCGGTACCGCGGCCGGCAGTGCGGAGCCGGGATACCCGACCGTCTGA
- a CDS encoding TetR/AcrR family transcriptional regulator has protein sequence MSTDDHPADLARLWRTGGPSRLGRPAELDTERVVRTAVDLADRDGLDAVALSKLATSLGVTTMALYRHIGSKDELLVLMQDLAIGLPPDVTADPEDFRSGLRQWAGAMRRMYGAHPWLAGVTPASPPLGPYSVAWMNQGLALLRPTKLGWSEKLAVVGLLGGYVRQAAQLAAGFAQTGADTPEAEARYGRSLARLIDPATYPEVAELVASGVFGAMPATAAGDPAVSPEFLYSLDVILAGIG, from the coding sequence ATGAGCACTGACGATCATCCGGCCGACCTGGCGCGGCTGTGGCGGACCGGCGGTCCGTCCCGGCTGGGCCGGCCGGCCGAGCTCGACACCGAGCGCGTCGTCCGTACGGCGGTCGACCTGGCCGACCGCGACGGGCTCGACGCGGTCGCGCTGTCCAAGCTCGCGACCTCCCTCGGCGTGACGACGATGGCCCTCTACCGGCACATCGGGTCGAAGGACGAGCTGCTCGTGCTCATGCAGGACCTCGCCATCGGTCTGCCGCCCGACGTCACGGCGGACCCGGAGGACTTCCGCTCCGGCCTGCGGCAGTGGGCCGGCGCGATGCGCCGGATGTACGGCGCCCATCCGTGGCTGGCCGGGGTCACGCCGGCCTCGCCACCGCTCGGCCCGTACAGCGTGGCCTGGATGAACCAAGGGCTCGCGCTGCTGCGCCCGACGAAACTCGGCTGGAGCGAGAAACTCGCCGTCGTCGGTCTCCTCGGCGGCTACGTCCGCCAGGCCGCCCAGCTCGCCGCCGGATTCGCGCAGACCGGCGCGGACACCCCGGAGGCCGAGGCGCGGTACGGCCGCAGCCTGGCCCGGCTGATCGATCCGGCGACCTACCCCGAGGTCGCCGAACTCGTTGCCTCCGGCGTCTTCGGGGCGATGCCGGCCACGGCCGCCGGCGATCCGGCGGTGTCGCCGGAGTTCCTCTACAGCCTCGACGTGATCCTCGCCGGCATCGGCTGA
- a CDS encoding phosphotransferase, protein MGFDPWLRQWCSRELGAAPVEQLLSASVMSEVQALRLDDGREVVIKSRPDPTNRVPTCLAVQRAVADAGLPCPRPLTEATLVDGLAVHAEEWSPGGEVAQGIDIEAARRSARLYAAVTAVTRLIRLPPPLPNPEWVHWDHTGPGHWPPNALHDHRPGADSLPPALLAIAARARRRLLAATELPHVLGHADWEAQNLRWHATMVHDWDSIAWLPEAALVGAAAGAFASTEVPTLAPLDSSEAFLTTYQEESGTFTRDELEVAWAASLWPALHNARAELLWNHPPVALTALLDQAETRLHRADASEES, encoded by the coding sequence ATGGGATTCGATCCGTGGCTGAGGCAGTGGTGCTCGCGCGAGCTGGGCGCCGCGCCGGTCGAGCAGTTGCTGTCGGCCAGCGTGATGTCCGAGGTCCAGGCGTTGAGGCTCGACGACGGTCGCGAGGTCGTGATCAAGTCCCGTCCCGATCCCACCAACCGCGTGCCGACCTGCCTGGCGGTCCAGCGTGCAGTCGCCGACGCCGGTCTTCCGTGCCCTCGGCCACTCACCGAGGCGACGCTGGTCGACGGTCTCGCCGTCCATGCCGAGGAGTGGTCGCCGGGCGGAGAGGTTGCCCAGGGCATCGATATCGAGGCGGCCCGCCGGTCGGCTCGCCTGTACGCCGCTGTCACCGCGGTGACCCGCCTGATCCGGCTTCCGCCGCCGCTGCCGAACCCCGAGTGGGTGCACTGGGACCACACCGGCCCCGGCCACTGGCCGCCGAACGCTCTCCACGACCACCGCCCCGGCGCGGACTCCCTGCCGCCCGCCCTGCTGGCCATCGCCGCTCGAGCCCGCCGCCGTCTGCTTGCCGCCACCGAGCTGCCGCACGTCCTCGGACACGCCGACTGGGAGGCCCAGAACCTCCGCTGGCACGCCACCATGGTCCACGACTGGGACAGCATCGCCTGGCTCCCCGAAGCAGCCCTGGTCGGAGCAGCCGCAGGCGCCTTCGCCAGCACCGAGGTCCCGACGCTGGCTCCCCTCGACAGCTCTGAAGCCTTCCTCACCACCTACCAGGAAGAATCCGGCACGTTCACCCGCGACGAGCTCGAGGTCGCCTGGGCCGCCAGCCTCTGGCCCGCCCTGCACAACGCCCGCGCCGAGCTCCTGTGGAACCACCCACCCGTCGCCCTCACCGCCCTGCTCGACCAGGCCGAGACCCGCCTCCACCGCGCCGATGCGTCCGAAGAATCGTGA